TTATTGATATCTGATTTCGAAAGAATTTGTATACATAATTACACTCCATTGCTAGAACCTATAGCATTAGAAGAAACCTTATCTTTACACGTTCGACTGTTATGTCCTTTTCCACCACAAATACGACACGATTTCTGGATCTTTGATGATTTCTGAATTGCAATCTCACGATTAGACTTGATCCTTTTTTGTACACCACATCCTTTCGTCCTTATTTTGATGGGGACACGAATCATAGAATCAGATTTCTCTATGTTCCCTCCAATATCAGCAAATCTTTCTTTGCGAGTAGGAGGCGGTGCAGCAACCATAACCTCATCCGCTTTAtcaatataacttttaatatgaTCCCTGTAACGACACAATTCATCTAAATCGCCAACCAGCCTATTAACCACATACTCATTTGCAAGAACAATCCCTCTATAAACTTTATCAATCTCGCTATTCCTACCAATTTCATCAAATCGAATATTGGAATGATTTGATCCCATTGAAACGACATCTCTCGTCCATCTTCTATGAACATATCTTCTAGGAAACTCACTAATATCCTCATACCGTAATACGTAAAATATATGGCGGCACAATATACCAAATTGTTCAAACCGTTTGCAAGAACAATTTATACTTaaaccatcttcttctttgttgTATTGCACCTGTAAAAAAGATTAAAAAGATATATAAAATTAATGAAATGTAATATAAAACGCAatgaataataaatataatacagATATAACCATAAGATCATATAATGTTAAAACGCAATTAAAGATGAAATATAAAATGCAATAGATATTTAaacaatataaatttaaaaaattgcCTTGAAAAAAGATGTGCATGGCTGTCTGAAATCCTTTATTTCAAAATATTGAAAATCACCCACAGtatcaacagactttgacatacACTTTGTAATAGCAGCATCAATTTCAATTTGAATATCCTTAAAAATTGTTTGGGTGTATATTTCTGATGCTTGTTTCTCCAATACAAAGTCACTCCACGGTTTACACTCAATATACCTTGTATCATGATCATTCCTCCTATGCTCATGCCTTTGAATATCCATTGCTGTCTCAAAATGAGTGAAAAATTCAACAAGTGTACATCTTGGATTGCAAATCTGACCAAAGAAGTAATTCTCGCTTTCACATCTTGAGGTAGTACGCATAAGCCCAGCCAAATCCTCTCCATGGTAATAAGCAGGAATCCAATCAAATCGAAGATCGTACATGTCTTTTAACCACTCATGATTTTCCAATCCAAAAGTAGACATTATTGAATGCCACTCAGTTTCAAAATCTTCTGGAATAATAGTATCATTCCAAACAACACGAGTCATTCTTGTATTAAAATCAGTGTTTGCTGACAAAACAGGACCAACCTGAATGAAAAGTTATAAAATCATTAAACATAAAACGCAATAACATAAAAAGCATTGATTGTAAAACGCAATTGTAATTCTATTGTTAAAAATGTTGGATTTTATTGTATAATACATAAAACGCAGTTTATAAAATTGCAGTTTGTTATATCATAAAACGCAGTTAATACCTTTTTCTTCAATTTCTCCCATATATGCCACATACATAACCTATGCCTACTTCTTGGAAGTACATCCTTAATAGCTCTCTTCATTGCAGCATCTTGATCAGTAACAACAACTTTAGGCTCACTTCCAAAAGCATTAACAAAGCATCTTAAAAGCCATCTATACGAATCTGCAGTCTCCGAACCAAGTAATGCACCACCAAATGTGACATTCCTAAAATGATTATCAATACCAGTAAATGGTACAAAAACCAAATCATACctgaataaaaaaaattaaaaaagcatTAGAATATTTAGAAGAGGATATATAACGCAATAAATCAAAAAAACTTACTTGTTTGATTTATAAGTAGCATCAAAACCAAATATGTCACCAAACactgtataatttttttttgattcCTCATCATCCCAGAAAAGCCCTCTCAATCTTCTATCTTcaccaataacataatcacatgtGAAACCAGGACAACATTCTTTCTTCCTAATAAGGCGCCTAACTACCATTTCTGCATCATACTCTCCGATGTAAAGATTCAAATCCCTTCTATAATTCTTACAATCAACTTTACTAGCTCCAACTTCACCAAAACCACCATAAATTGTTTTCATAATATTGAATGCTTTAACAGGTCCAATATTGATTGCAGACAATCCAGATATAAAACTTTCTTTCACATAATCGATACTTCTGGCAGCCGGCAAGAAATGAATATCTTCATCTTCAACAAAGATATGATTATGTTCTTGTTCAAAGAAGTAGAGTTTAAACATATTATTGTCCTCTAATATTAGTTTCACATGAGCATTGCATCCAACTCTTTTTGAACCTCTATTACGTCTAACAATCTTTTTACTAttctcaactgaaccagaatctaTTGCTTTGGGAACATGAAATCCTTCTTTTGAACAGacaatatatcttatttttaCTAAACCACCAACATTTTTCCAAGAGGTATTTTTTCTTGCAGGAAAACCTGCAGCAAGTGCATATCTCTGATAAAATGCAAATGCCTCATCAAATGACTTAAAAAGCATTCCAACAGCAGGTGTAAGAGATCCACTGACTTTTGGTTTGTAAAACTTTCTTCCACTGTTTATGCATACACGTTCCTCCCACTTGGAAATGTTATCTGAAACaattaaaaagaatataaaacGCAATACATTCAGTAAAACGCATCAAATGATGAACAAACAAAAATTGTACAACAATAACAGTTATAGCTAATATTTAGCTTTATATTACATAAATCTTAAACTACAAGTTTGTATGcatataatttaattaatatcATAAAACGCAACTATTAACTAAAACGCAATAAAATGATGaagaaacaaaacaaacaaattatgttaaattatacaacaataacaattaaACTTATGAAATATCAAATATTAATTACAGAAACACGAATTATAAAACGTAAAACAATGAAATTTggacaaaaattacaaaaaataacTCAAAATTGAAGCTAAACATACCAGCAGAGTCGGACGAAGACATTGAAGTTATCGAATTGACAAACGAAAGAAGATTAATGTTTGAAAAGAGTTGAATTTGCGATCGATGGCGAtttagggatatggaatcttcaATTCTGTTATGAGAGCGATGAACTAAGAAAAGAAGTAACAGAATCTATAAATTAGAACGAAGATATGATAATGTAAAATGACGAAAAAGCCCACGCgtccaaaaatttaaaaatagaCGATGAACGGCTGAGATTGCTTcttatccttcctagcgaaaataaacttcctatttgatctttaccCTATTATTTAATAGTAGGGAGAAAttgaaaataaatctaatttAAATAAGAATACAAATTTATGTAATTTATCTTAGTTATGGTTTTACAaagaaattttaaaaaaaaaaacttttattctTGAAAACAAATCTTTATTCTTATTGGAATTGTATTGtttaatattattgttattaatctTTATTCTTATCGGAAGTGTAatgttaaatattattattattattattattattattattattattattaattaacaggtgagaaaaataaaaaaaaataatgtgaAAAGGCACCAGAAAGCGACATGTGTCctaaaaagatttttatttattagtataaagaGATTAAACTTTGTATACatgtataaaaaaaatattaaagttGGCTTAGGCAAAAGTTGGACACAAAATAATACAATAGATCTCAACTCTAAAACAATATCTAACGGACATTGTGTTTAAGTAGTTTGGTTGTCTAGCGTCTAGGTGATTTTGGGCGTTCTCCCGGATAACCATATTGTCGGTTGCCACTTGACAGTCATTGTGCCACCACAAGAGTAGAACTCTTTAGCGTAACACATGGTGGGACGAAAACTCGGTTGGGATTGGGAATCGAATTGACAACCTCACAGAAGGCGTAGTTCAATTCCTTATTGCCTATATCCACCCCATATGACACAAGtgagaattgaacttgagtctctaTTGAAAAAAAACCCAAACCTCCTACCACGCTTCAACATTTCTTAGGCTTCTCTAAATATGGTAACAATTATACCAAAATAAAACATATATTGTTCCAATTTACAACGAATGCACTAAATGTCTATTCCGCTAAATATGACTGCACATGAATATCAATTTTATTGACAAATAAAAAAAGTTAGTTGTGTCTATGTATGTGTTTAGGCATATATGCGtgtatatgtatatttttgtatataagtgtgtgtgtttCATGACTATAACTCAAAGCTTACAACTAGTAACTTTTATTTTATTGTAGTTGATAGCTACCGGGTCATTATGTATTTATTTTCGTGATGTATTCAAAAGTAGCCATTTGGCATATGCTGCAACTAACCAGCCGCTTCCAATTTTATAATCATCTACAAATGCCCCAAACATCTTGGCCCCTCAAAGTATTAACAACTAAACTctaaattatattattatttttagttgaaattatttaaataataataggTAAGgtaaggatcatttcagaaccataaatatttacagaactcgcagaactcctaataaacaatctttttatttatatatttttatgtttaggataattttatcatttattatgtgtatttttatgattacctacatgttaagagtaattttatcattttttatatataaatttttaattacacatatgtaaattagtttttttacatatatgtaattagttattacacatatatataatttggctattagacatatgtaaactacttttaatatgtatgtaatcataaacttacatataatagatgataaaaggatcctaaatacaaaaaaatatatataaaatgattgtttattaggagttctgaaagttctgcaattatttagagttctgaaatgaacccaACCTATAATAGGTAATTACTAATTAGCTATGAATAAGTGTATCCTTTTTAATAAGATTAAGTTTATGTGTTGTATGTTTAAGTAtttcaaatatattttttttgatgATAAACCGAGTATGTTTAAGTATTTCAAATGGTTTTCAATTTTCAaatgagtaaaatgccaaaatcgtcACTGAGATTCGGtcactgatgaaacaatggttaaccgggcagggttaactcactggtctcgtcaagaagggttaatcccttcctctcgaggatcgctggctggatcaccggtgggttgatctcctgcacaaggaaacaaaccgtgactcgtaacaaggaggatggagtggggggtgctccttgttaccactctccggcgtgagaatcagtaatttgcttgggaagcaaagtaagatagtagtagtagtgagagagttgtgaagagatacctcaaacctggtttggggttggtatttatagccgaggagtggaggaggaggatgatggacggactgacgacgtgctgcacctttgcaggtgtgtcaggcttgtcggttatggatgttacgccacgtcagtccgttgcttacgtagccctgacaggcggctgccattggtgctacttgctctgtggtgtcagtcccacttgctgagtgtacaggatgcggtgcgggccgcatcgctgtttgcggtaactgtagacgttccggcttctcactctttgatcaagaaatacgcgagatgcggtgccaagccgcatcgtcgtccgtggtgactgttgctgttatccagcttccttgtattgatagaagtgttcactggacgcggtgctaggccgcatcgctgtgaatacttccgttttcatacaccagatgtgatgctatgccgcatcactctatcgttctaatattccaggtaagtcctccatcactggacagattggattcaaccattgtgtcgatgcgttcccgcacggacataagtaggttgtttagctagtgggggttttgataagggtaatggtcactcgcggtcgatgctgacgcgagatctgggaccataccccttcaagtccccccagtctagtgttgctgccatatgcaagttgtatgtgggaggagtactggactatggtgtttagaaggtagtttggagtctggagaagatcctagaccatgtggatggtcttctctgtttgtaaatcaagctggatgtctggaagggtcatttgacgcctctttcgtaccggtgaaaatgtttcgtctgatgcgaaattctcagcctttggctagttgccacctgttggtgtgccgaaccaagcgtgggaattagttggaggaagtgtacaaacttcgaaccaatctctgagatggtggttgaaggtgtgcacaaacttcgaaccaacctttgaggtggtgaacgAAGAAGAGAGCGTGCTGCTCCCATGATTGGATATCTAATGATGATTCCtttcgtggggtgttcatgttcttcccattagctctcaagtaaccgcgcgtcctttgcggttacctcgttgcttgacattgttggccacggttgtggaaacaacgttgggtacttgcgtcattgttggccatgtttggtcgaacaatgtgattctggataatggtcaaataaacatggtcataggcatggtaatgcctaccattgtttattctatccaacttacaagtagggtaacaaattcataagcagacttgttaccgcttgttcgatcgcttgttgttcgacaagggctcgtatgatcattggggatctcgtccgcatctcttccttaggcaccttccttcacgctccaataccgaggaatTTTCCTTGGagtagtttcgttcctcgatgtggagttagttgtggctcttccgtagcaaccatttgcggaagctatggttatgtctgcagcgactcatgagtgtctgcagttttgcattcccatattcgctcgaaacgggtgtgttgctcggatgtggctcttgaaggttcaggagtcagggttgctgatgtgcgcgcgcgtacattcccttccttcttcttgttaaagaaggtgttcatgcaccctctgtggttgtgaaccggacaggagggatttgaagcttgaagagaatgaaggcaatgcggtttacctgtttctgagatgcggttcagtccaaagaacaacgctggttctgagtatctgacacacctgaacgggctcgtgtgtgtcattttcgcatattccacgtgtgctcgtgggtagtgcggataggtattatacccctttatagtgtggagatatatatttttgcctagttttaggggtatgtaaaaaaaacgacatgcggtatgggttatggtgcggtaccagagaaaccgcatgccgcttgtaattggataaggtagtcgctttttgttgcatacgtggctgatctcacgtgtgagttggtggaagttggtgagatcattctggcatgtgctgaaatgaaaggacatttgcactgcccgaggcattaaatgcactgtagcaaggagtgtaaaggtctctcttgtcaggcgcgtgggcggccacgcgcgcgtgataactgTCAGCGGAAACgacgcttgacacgtggtgtcgcgtaattcgttctttttgaacgtgatgattcgttttctccctccgcattaattgcgatgggtatataaggggaaaccgttcgtggtttcccctcacttgttcgaaatttcaaaaatttgccggtgagagaaaagaAGTTACTTTGTCTTCTCCGATCAATTGTTTGAAGTTTCCGGTGAGGTTTTCTGAGTTTGTAGTGTTCATCTTCTTTATtcctgatggctgaaccatcaaatccacacaatgtggagggtgagaaccctgaacagccggtagtagcggctgatgaagatgaagatgatgacgttgatgctcccggtggtgggttaccagTGTTGAAGTGGTCGAAGGGTAGTTTTAAAACCCTGATAACCTCCGTTCAAATGGCCGACGAGGGGGATGCTacttacccacaagagggggataccggtgccgatgctccggccggttatattactttgtgggctgattttttcaccgaaggcaaccttaggttgccggtgacggtgtttgttgcggaggtgttggagtactaccatctccatatctcccaacttagtccctTTGGGATGTTCCGAATCAGGAACTTTGAATATACTTTCCGTGCCCATGGCTTGCCCATTACTGTTGAAAATTTCCGGCGATTCTaacagttgacggtgaacactggTTTTTTCTCTTTTACTCAACGGCATGGGAGTTTAAAGTTGATGACACCTCCGAAGGGTGTGACCCATTGGAAGATGAAGTTCTTCTATGTTAAAGCCTGTGCGGTATATGCCAATATGACTTTCCAGGATGTCAATATTGGTGTTACTGATGAGGACATTCCCGTGGCCACCACGaagactgtggattggttctctaggctgcggcctattgaactcaaaaagttagacaacaaccagttgtgggtgttgcggatgatgcttacGAGGCCGGACAGGAAGGCAAGACCAGttctgcgggaaaagagtggtggtaagcctgTTGCTCTTTATTGTTTTTCTTGCTTCGTCATCTTTGTAGTAATATGCATGCATGTGTTGTATCAgtggatgcggttggcttgtggaggatgtttgagcccgatttcaaGGGCCAAGTTGATCTGATTCCGGTTGAGTTACGGGAAGGTTTCAATTTAGAAATTGTTGGTAACTTCCGTGTACCCAAACGTGATGTGGTGCAGGCACCCGTGCCAGAAGGCGCAAAAGGTATTTTCTAAGTTGTACGTGTCTTCCCCGTTCGTCCTTGTAATTTGTTTGCTTGATTTCTCCAATGCAGCTATTCTTGCGGACTTGGGGAAGTTTGAAAAGCGCATCCCCAAGAGGCACGCAGAGAAGAAGCAGGTGAAGAAAACCACGCGGGGTCGTGGTAAGGGGAGGGCTGAAGGCTCAACTGTCCCTCCTTCGGTGTCTcaggccgcaggtacctatcgatccTGTTATcacagatataccgattacgtggtagtatctgatacccttgagggtttgggtgttctaggtagtggtgcggctgcgggtggaactgctgCGGGTCCCCCCGTTGTTGGTGATAAGAGAGAACCAGAGCAaaaggctgctggtggtggtgaacccAAACGTCGGAAACTGCAGTCTAAGAGGGCTGCTCCGGCGCAAAACAAACCTGCggttgctgctggtaagtataaCTTTTTGCATTGTTTTGCATGCACAATGTGTTAGATTAACAGTTATTGTTCTTTGTATTGCAGAATCCCAAGATGCAGGTTTTTCCTTTTTTGATTTTCCTTCGTCTCACGTGCATACCGCTGCTGCGGACGCGGGGGTGCCGAAGGAACCTGTGATGCCCAAGGAGCCTGCGGCACCTTTTGTTGGGCCGGTTCGCGATCCCACCGTGCAGGTGGGGAAGACGGTGGAGAAGACTGCTtcccagatttttgatactgtGGATTCCTCTAACAACCTGATCAGCCCAACTGATGGCGATGGGTTGGACTTTAGGTTTTCGGATGCTGGGAAGCAGAAGtcggatgctgagccgcagaaatcTCCAACTGCATAGAAGGTTTCTGGTTCTGCATCCGGGGGTGCGGGTTATGAAGGACCTCCGattcagcctggagagtctgaattggagtactaTTACCGCACCTACACACAGGATCGAAGTACAGCTTAccatcgacccccctggactgttatgcagggggatgatatttcgaaCGATCCTTCCGCGTGCagggagattttgggtggtctgggcaccccttttgaTGTTGAACATGCCCGTGCCgcaccccgtgagctgcgcatcaaccaactttctacaatgctagtaggaagttccattgtggtgaatgccattttggaagactacAAAGTATTGGGCCGCAGGGAAGAAGAAGCTGCTTGTTTGCGGGCTGAAGCGGAAGAGTTGGTGAAATCTGCTCGtgagggtgcggagcagcttgaaagggatagagctgcttttgagaagcagaaacagacctcggagtgggctgccactgcgcagctgaaacaggttcgtactcttgccaaactcATTTCTGacgaacgcaagagttggaacaaaaagttttccaatgagcgcaagaagtggaatgattcttgggctaagcagaatgacactctgtttcgtgctcgtcaggagctgacgaatgccaaggcagcgaacgctgCTTTGATCAAAGAGAAGGCTGCAGCTGAGGCGGTTGCGGTTAAAGCGCAACAAGCAGAGGCCCGGGCTGTTAAGGCGCTATGAGAGGCCAAGGAAGCGGGGGCccgtgctgcaaaggcccttgagGAGGCCAAAGAGAGGGAGAGTCGCTCTGCTAAGGCTCTTGAAGCGGCGAATGCCGAGCAGGCCCGTTTGAAGCAGGTTGTTAacagccttcaggtatgattcGTTATTCCTGTTGTGTTTTTCTTTCCGCAttttgagaatgtttactgaCTTTGTGAACTGTTGATTGCTCTTTAAAAGGCTGAAGTTCAGACCCGGGAGCTCGCGGTTACAGACCTCACAGCCCTCGTGACTGCAGCGGAAGAACGAGCTAATGCTGCTGTTGAGGCCAGAGATGCTCTGACCTTTTCGTTTAACCAACTGGAGGCTGACCGTGAATGGATGTGGAGTCACGGTATCGCGTGTGTAAGTATCCCTTGCctttatatttgcttggattagtaTCAGAGTCTTATCATCCTGttattgcagattgttcaggctatcatggatgcacctgagaccgcaactggtttggacttggtcaaggaacgtgcccgcgatgccggttttaaagctAGTTATAGCCGCTGTGTCAGTCATATGAACGTCATGACTGAAGGCGGTTTTACCGCAGAGCGATCCGGGTTTCGTGATGTGGACACCGAAGGTCGCCTTAACGCGGctgtagcctccttttatgatacgtccctctcttgtgtggagaagttggacgaatgtttagaggctgcggattacgttgaccggttgcggatgctgtATGCCGATGCGGAAGAGGAAAATCCCGCTGGCGGCGGCCAAGATGacgcgggtaccagtggtacaaaatagggtttaggttggctagcgTGCCCCCTTTTTTTGCTTTCCTTTTGTAAATGTGGGAAACtctatgtaaatccattaagcatcgcgtgggtgcttgaattttttgaatataaagtttattgttcaatttgtacaagtgtttttaattcttgcatgtttgaacgtatatatgcggaactttacccatttgtgaatggggtcaagtatactccatacctttgtcgtatgagtacgcgttaATTTCATTGTTTAccccgttagggttttagaatcgtgtaagctttgtaaaaacttgtatattcggaactctacccatttgtgaatggggtcaagtatactccatacctttgtcgtatgagtatgcgtcaattccattgtttacctttttagggtttaggaattgtgtaagctttgtaaaaagttgtctatccggccggatagataCTTAATATTCTGCCCTTctctggcctattacaatatttgtgtgtggttgacACTTTGTGtaggtatcgcgaatgaagattttgccaatctgtttttgcggataccgcaaagtggaacacgcatttgtaatagtagtaacaaacaatattgcattgaatcgttctttatttaattgcaaatggcctgcggcccgataggttacatgaaaatgtaaaaacgaggcttacatgtaacagcgtctaagctgttgtgcattccatgtacgtgcgataggttcgccttctaacgtttgcaacttgtacgcgccttttcccaagacctcattgatgaggtagggtccttcccacttgggggcaagttttcctgggcgttcagcattagatgcttcattgtcacggaggacgtagtcccccgggttgaaagtacaaacgcggacacgcgagttgtagtacttttccagtttggatttgtacttagcctcattgatggcagcgttttcgcgcctctCCTCCAAGAGGTCTAAGTCAATCCTGCGTTCCCtactgttgtct
Above is a window of Helianthus annuus cultivar XRQ/B chromosome 14, HanXRQr2.0-SUNRISE, whole genome shotgun sequence DNA encoding:
- the LOC110907361 gene encoding protein FAR1-RELATED SEQUENCE 5-like; translation: MPLSKREKTSVHRQLLESPEIFNSNGQAMGTENNISKWEERVCINSGRKFYKPKVSGSLTPAVGMLFKSFDEAFAFYQRYALAAGFPARKNTSWKNVGGLVKIRYIVCSKEGFHVPKAIDSGSVENSKKIVRRNRGSKRVGCNAHVKLILEDNNMFKLYFFEQEHNHIFVEDEDIHFLPAARSIDYVKESFISGLSAINIGPVKAFNIMKTIYGGFGEVGASKVDCKNYRRDLNLYIGEYDAEMVVRRLIRKKECCPGFTCDYVIGEDRRLRGLFWDDEESKKNYTVFGDIFGFDATYKSNKYDLVFVPFTGIDNHFRNVTFGGALLGSETADSYRWLLRCFVNAFGSEPKVVVTDQDAAMKRAIKDVLPRSRHRLCMWHIWEKLKKKVGPVLSANTDFNTRMTRVVWNDTIIPEDFETEWHSIMSTFGLENHEWLKDMYDLRFDWIPAYYHGEDLAGLMRTTSRCESENYFFGQICNPRCTLVEFFTHFETAMDIQRHEHRRNDHDTRYIECKPWSDFVLEKQASEIYTQTIFKDIQIEIDAAITKCMSKSVDTVQYNKEEDGLSINCSCKRFEQFGILCRHIFYVLRYEDISEFPRRYVHRRWTRDVVSMGSNHSNIRFDEIGRNSEIDKVYRGIVLANEYVVNRLVGDLDELCRYRDHIKSYIDKADEVMVAAPPPTRKERFADIGGNIEKSDSMIRVPIKIRTKGCGVQKRIKSNREIAIQKSSKIQKSCRICGGKGHNSRTCKDKVSSNAIGSSNGV